One genomic region from Quercus robur chromosome 4, dhQueRobu3.1, whole genome shotgun sequence encodes:
- the LOC126723987 gene encoding transcription factor bHLH130-like, with translation MSLLYSPTFKYSDVKLKKNHLDFMDSNTYHHQQQEQEQQQHQQQHQHNSGLMRYRSAPSSLLANLVDGSINGGEGGVGCEDYRDLRSSNPEVETMLATFMTSCNGSGDSNSQMVYQAQAAQQVQALPNHNSVGAGTNLDSSFSGLNSVGLENSMQAKMGAGNRSNLVRQSSLPPVLFSDLTMDNGFAVMRDVRTFRACNDTNGEASPSMTKLNDQLSFSARRLPQIAEIGNEITSPEDQSLGNANGSNQQYIPKFTSDSWDESAFNSLRRARDNEGNMFTTSNALETQNADSGNHTHRLTHHLSLPKTSVEMANIEKFLQFQGSVPCKIRAKRGCATHPRSIAERVRRTRISERMRKLQELFPNMDKQTNTADMLDLAVEYIKDLQKQVKTLTDTKAKCSCSSKQKQYSNHSA, from the exons ATGAGTCTTTTGTATAGTCCTACCTTCAAATATTCAGATGTGAAGCTGAAAAAGAATCATCTAGATTTCATGGACTCCAATACTtaccatcatcaacaacaagaacaagaacaacaacaacatcaacaacagcaCCAGCATAATTCTGGTCTAATGCGTTATCGCTCGGCTCCAAGCTCATTGCTTGCAAATCTTGTTGATGGTAGCATTAATGGTGGTGAAGGTGGTGTTGGATGTGAGGATTATCGGGATCTTCGATCATCGAATCCAGAAGTGGAGACCATGTTGGCAACGTTCATGACATCGTGCAATGGCTCAGGAGATTCAAATTCTCAAATGGTTTACCAAGCTCAAGCTGCCCAACAAGTTCAAGCTTTGCCAAATCATAATTCAGTGGGTGCTGGGACTAATTTGGATAGCTCTTTTAGTGGTTTGAACTCTGTAGGATTAGAGAATTCTATGCAAGCAAAAATGGGCGCAGGAAACCGCTCCAATCTTGTTAGGCAAAGTAGCTTACCACCCGTGCTTTTCTCTGATTTAACAATGGATAATG GCTTTGCTGTGATGAGGGATGTGAGAACTTTTAGAGCTTGCAATGATACAAATGGGGAAGCCAGCCCATCAATGACTAAATTGAATGATCAATTAAGCTTCTCAGCCCGGCGTTTGCCTCAAATAGCTGAAATAGGGAATGAAATTACTAGCCCGGAGGATCAAAGTCTTGGAAATGCTAATGGTAGCAATCAACAGTACATCCCCAAGTTCACAAGTGATTCTTGGGATGAATCTGCATTCAATAGCCTTAGAAGAGCCAGAGACAATGAAGGAAACATGTTCACAACTTCAAATGCATTGGAAACTCAG AATGCTGATTCTGGAAACCACACCCATCGTTTGACTCATCATTTAAGCTTGCCTAAGACTTCTGTTGAGATGGCAAATATAGAGAAGTTTTTGCAATTTCAAGGTTCTGTTCCTTGTAAAATTAGAGCCAAAAGAGGCTGCGCCACTCATCCGCGAAGCATTGCAGAGAGG GTGAGAAGAACACGTATTAGTGAAAGGATGAGGAAACTGCAAGAGCTTTTCCCAAACATGGACAAG CAAACAAACACAGCAGATATGTTAGATTTGGCAGTTGAGTACATTAAAGACCTTCAGAAACAGGTTAAG ACACTCACGGATACAAAGGCAAAGTGCTCGTGTTCAAGTAAACAGAAGCAATATTCAAATCATTCTGCCTAA
- the LOC126723988 gene encoding octanoyltransferase LIP2p, chloroplastic-like gives MILAASTHFLITVPASPSHNHTKKSYRLHSHTTTLSKSNQVSDSKSTSIIFNDQSRTCECFDLYKDLVPYDKAWDWQKQIVKEKKALVEKNQDCQDTLIILQHHPVYTLGTASSEEYLNFDIKDAPYDVYRTERGGEVTYHGPGQLVMYPIINLRNHKMDLHWYLRALEEVVIRVLSLTFSIKASRLEGFTGVWVGDKKVAAVGIRVSQWITYHGLALNVNTDLTPFHSIVPCGIRNRQVGSIKGLLGEFQPSTGCGKAGGLHSNDCQLIDITHSSLIKEFSEVFQLEIFHKTIPMSEFEDTTPRRSFTWKLT, from the exons ATGATTCTCGCAGCATCAACTCACTTTTTAATCACTGTTCCGGCAAGCCCATCTcacaatcacacaaaaaaatcaTACCGGCTTCACTCTCATACAACAACCTTGTCAAAATCGAACCAAGTCTCAGATTCCAAATCCACCTCAATAATATTCAATGACCAATCAAGAAC GTGTGAGTGTTTTGATTTGTACAAGGACCTGGTTCCTTACGACAAGGCATGGGATTGGCAGAAACAAATTGTTAAGGAGAAGAAGGCCTTGGTTGAGAAAAACCAAGATTGCCAGGACACACTAATCATTCTACAGCATCACCCTGTGTATACATTGGGCACAGCTAGTTCAGAAGAATACCTTAATTTCGACATCAAGGATGCTCCTTACGATGTTTATAGAACCGAACGCGGCGGGGAGGTTACTTATCATGGTCCTGGCCAG CTAGTTATGTACCCTATTATCAATCTCAGAAATCACAAGATGGATCTTCATTGGTACCTTAGGGCACTTGAAGAGGTGGTCATCCGTGTTCTTTCCTTGACATTCTCTATCAAGGCATCTCGACTTGAGGGCTTTACTGGTGTTTGGGTTG GAGATAAGAAAGTGGCAGCGGTTGGGATACGAGTATCTCAGTGGATAACATATCACGGGTTAGCACTGAATGTCAACACAGATCTAACCCCATTTCACTCAATAGTCCCATGTGGAATACGAAACCGTCAGGTTGGAAGTATTAAGGGGTTGCTAGGAGAATTTCAGCCATCCACTGGATGTGGGAAAGCAGGTGGGCTTCATTCCAATGATTGTCAATTGATTGATATCACTCACTCATCTTTGATCAAGGAATTTTCAGAGGTTTTTCAGCTCGAAATCTTTCATAAAACCATCCCCATGTCTGAGTTTGAAGATACGACACCTAGAAGGTCTTTCACATGGAAACTAACCTGA